A stretch of Priestia aryabhattai DNA encodes these proteins:
- a CDS encoding DinB family protein, with translation MNSYCEMVFNQIHVNIHSLAAIIDDVTEEELTYRPLPHKRSIQELLQHLCLICTADYHISLGHSADKMNEFYLQHPAYTKLELKTALRDGFNQLKAAYSSFDEQKLFSLQTSYWGCTYTRFEWLLEIQSHLYHHRAELYTLLTCYRRNGFDVVLFE, from the coding sequence ATGAATTCTTACTGTGAGATGGTGTTTAATCAAATACACGTCAACATCCATTCTCTAGCCGCAATCATTGATGACGTTACAGAAGAAGAGCTTACTTATCGTCCCCTCCCTCACAAGCGGTCTATTCAAGAACTGCTGCAGCACTTATGTCTCATTTGTACTGCAGACTATCATATTTCCTTAGGTCACTCTGCAGATAAAATGAATGAGTTTTATCTGCAGCATCCAGCTTATACAAAGCTTGAACTCAAAACAGCTTTAAGAGATGGATTCAATCAGCTAAAAGCGGCCTACTCTTCTTTTGACGAACAGAAGCTATTTTCACTACAAACATCCTATTGGGGATGCACTTATACACGCTTTGAATGGCTGCTTGAAATTCAGTCTCATTTATACCATCACCGTGCAGAACTGTATACGCTTCTAACCTGTTACCGCAGAAACGGATTCGATGTAGTGCTTTTTGAGTGA
- a CDS encoding anti-repressor SinI family protein produces the protein MNFKDENALDLEWVMLIMEAKQTGISIEEVRQFLQSISSNS, from the coding sequence ATGAATTTTAAAGACGAAAATGCGTTAGACTTAGAGTGGGTTATGCTCATAATGGAAGCAAAACAAACAGGCATAAGCATCGAGGAAGTTAGACAATTTTTACAAAGTATTAGTTCAAATTCTTAG
- a CDS encoding helix-turn-helix domain-containing protein, with translation MTIGQRIRDLRMKQGISLTELANRAGVAKSYISSVERGIQLNPSIQFLNKISTSLNVSIDRLIHEPMDKAESLDIDNEWLELAKEAAESGISKEQFKQFLEFQKWQRAKQD, from the coding sequence ATGACAATTGGCCAACGTATTCGAGATCTTAGAATGAAACAGGGAATATCGCTAACAGAACTTGCAAACCGAGCGGGTGTTGCTAAATCGTACATATCTTCAGTAGAAAGAGGAATTCAGCTCAACCCATCTATTCAATTTCTAAATAAAATTTCTACTTCATTGAACGTGAGTATTGATAGATTGATTCATGAGCCGATGGATAAAGCTGAATCGTTGGATATTGATAATGAGTGGCTTGAGTTAGCAAAAGAAGCGGCGGAGTCAGGAATAAGCAAAGAGCAGTTTAAACAATTTCTTGAATTTCAAAAATGGCAGCGGGCAAAGCAAGATTAA
- a CDS encoding FAD-dependent monooxygenase: protein MNYQTDVCIIGAGPGGALLAYLLAKQNISTILIERSDKLGKEFRGEHLNEDGEMILKKHHIFERIESLGLLRMSRVEYWKDGNIFKMIESENGHAGIHVPQQHLLQSINNQASTHPSYKLMLGTKVTELIQNEEGQYTGIKAQQKGRIEIMVESKIIIGADGRYSTVRKLAHIKNNIHNHGYDLLWAKIPAPANWDPSIKFALVKQQQVALFSQAKGFVQIGWNIEKGSYPALRKQSFKPFIQRLIDAFPSLNLSIERFIKSWLDFTLLSVQSSISEVWSKNHLLLLGDAAHTMTPTGAFGLNESLKDADLLSDLLHQVFYQNKDISETLRQFEKKRKPKLITLERIQFQREKEFQSHFISS from the coding sequence ATGAACTATCAAACAGATGTGTGTATAATAGGAGCCGGACCAGGCGGTGCTCTACTGGCCTATCTACTGGCTAAACAAAATATATCAACTATACTTATAGAGAGATCTGATAAGCTCGGAAAAGAATTTCGAGGCGAACATTTAAATGAAGATGGAGAAATGATTCTTAAGAAACATCATATATTTGAAAGAATTGAAAGCTTAGGCCTCCTTCGAATGTCTAGAGTTGAATACTGGAAAGATGGAAATATATTCAAAATGATAGAATCTGAAAATGGACATGCAGGAATTCATGTTCCACAGCAGCATCTTCTTCAGTCTATAAATAACCAAGCAAGTACCCATCCCTCCTACAAACTTATGCTAGGCACAAAAGTAACGGAGTTGATACAGAATGAGGAAGGACAATATACTGGAATAAAAGCTCAGCAAAAAGGCCGGATTGAAATAATGGTTGAAAGTAAAATCATTATTGGAGCAGATGGTCGATATTCAACTGTTCGCAAACTTGCGCATATAAAAAACAATATCCACAATCATGGATACGATTTGCTTTGGGCGAAAATTCCTGCTCCTGCCAATTGGGATCCTTCTATTAAATTTGCACTTGTGAAGCAACAGCAGGTGGCGCTTTTTTCTCAAGCAAAAGGCTTTGTTCAAATTGGATGGAATATTGAGAAAGGCAGTTACCCTGCTCTTCGAAAACAATCATTTAAACCGTTTATTCAGCGTTTAATAGACGCTTTCCCTAGCTTAAACCTTTCAATAGAAAGGTTTATTAAATCGTGGTTAGACTTTACACTTCTTTCTGTGCAAAGCAGCATAAGCGAAGTATGGTCAAAGAATCACCTGTTATTGTTAGGCGATGCTGCTCATACGATGACTCCTACTGGCGCTTTTGGATTAAATGAGTCATTAAAAGATGCTGACTTACTCTCTGACTTACTGCATCAAGTTTTTTATCAAAACAAAGATATTTCAGAAACATTGAGACAGTTTGAAAAGAAAAGAAAGCCAAAATTAATAACTCTTGAACGCATTCAGTTTCAGCGAGAAAAAGAATTCCAATCCCATTTTATTTCTTCTTAA
- a CDS encoding CDI toxin immunity protein, translated as MKKIEHYIQTLGNSADLLTKRQTSIYFEKLSNTFPFLTIMQINWRKVLIKKSTRHIEEIKKWLQEMNIKEHQVVLFWKRATKAVSVDLAQALLFFQQTADLTEEAFIYCPSVDYVIEYFKDGKMMIGLAAR; from the coding sequence ATGAAAAAAATAGAACATTATATTCAAACATTGGGTAACAGTGCAGATTTACTAACAAAAAGACAGACAAGCATTTACTTCGAAAAACTTTCAAATACCTTTCCTTTTTTAACGATCATGCAAATTAATTGGAGAAAAGTATTAATTAAAAAGTCCACTCGGCATATTGAAGAAATCAAAAAATGGCTTCAAGAGATGAATATAAAAGAACATCAAGTTGTTTTATTCTGGAAACGAGCGACTAAAGCTGTAAGCGTCGATTTAGCTCAGGCTTTACTGTTTTTTCAACAAACTGCTGATCTTACAGAAGAAGCTTTTATTTACTGTCCGTCTGTTGACTATGTAATTGAGTATTTTAAAGACGGTAAAATGATGATTGGTTTAGCAGCACGTTAA
- a CDS encoding NUDIX domain-containing protein, with the protein MSNKKAMTNQKKKEYPKPYGYTSDIAVFTIVTEEKEPYKPPKMSLKLMLIQRAMVNAEGEKNSEAGKWALPGGFVQPDESAFEAAKRELEEETGVKDIHLKHYGVYDEPGRDDRGWVITNAHYAIVPEDSLIKRKANDDAARVELFKIDEIFSLPLAFDHEMIIRDAIKEIKKDLLQTTIAQKFLPSQFTYSELQAVLLTVTDDAAIKSDQAFARKIRMLPFIEEVDGKTTTRTSKKPTKLYRFVEMNVMKPIYTARY; encoded by the coding sequence ATGTCGAACAAAAAAGCAATGACGAATCAAAAGAAAAAAGAATACCCTAAACCTTATGGCTATACGTCAGATATTGCTGTATTTACGATTGTGACGGAAGAAAAAGAACCATACAAACCACCTAAAATGAGTTTGAAATTAATGCTTATCCAACGAGCAATGGTAAACGCAGAGGGAGAAAAGAACAGCGAAGCAGGAAAGTGGGCGCTTCCCGGCGGATTTGTCCAGCCTGATGAATCAGCTTTTGAAGCGGCTAAAAGAGAGCTGGAAGAAGAAACTGGCGTAAAAGATATTCATTTAAAACACTATGGTGTCTATGATGAGCCCGGCAGAGACGATAGAGGATGGGTCATTACAAACGCACATTATGCAATCGTTCCAGAAGATAGTCTAATAAAGCGAAAAGCGAATGATGATGCTGCTCGAGTTGAATTATTTAAAATAGATGAAATCTTTTCATTGCCTTTAGCTTTTGATCATGAAATGATCATTCGAGATGCAATCAAGGAAATTAAGAAAGATTTATTGCAAACGACCATTGCTCAGAAGTTTCTGCCTTCTCAGTTTACATACTCTGAGCTGCAGGCTGTGCTGCTTACCGTAACGGATGATGCAGCGATTAAAAGTGATCAGGCCTTTGCGCGGAAAATAAGAATGCTGCCATTTATTGAAGAAGTAGATGGAAAAACAACGACGAGAACGTCTAAAAAACCAACAAAACTCTACCGGTTTGTTGAGATGAATGTGATGAAGCCAATCTATACAGCACGTTATTAA
- a CDS encoding cysteine hydrolase family protein: MKKALINIDYTNDFVAENGALTCGEPGRQIETSISDITRQFIKQDEYVVFALDFHKENDSLHPESGLFPPHNIEGSAGRELYGKLNDLYNVYQSKANVEVIDKTRYSAFAGTDLEIKLRERQITDVYLAGVCTDICVLHTAVDAYNKGFTIYIYEKAVASFNQKGHEWALEHFKSCLGAEII, encoded by the coding sequence ATGAAAAAAGCACTGATTAACATCGATTATACAAATGATTTTGTAGCTGAAAACGGAGCTTTGACATGCGGAGAACCAGGGCGACAAATTGAAACGTCCATAAGCGATATCACGCGTCAATTTATTAAGCAAGACGAGTATGTCGTGTTTGCCCTTGATTTTCATAAAGAAAATGATTCTTTACATCCAGAATCAGGGCTGTTTCCGCCTCATAATATTGAAGGTTCTGCAGGAAGAGAGCTATACGGAAAGTTAAATGATCTGTATAACGTGTATCAATCAAAGGCAAATGTAGAAGTGATCGATAAAACGAGATACAGCGCATTTGCTGGAACGGATCTGGAGATTAAACTGCGAGAAAGACAAATTACCGATGTCTACTTAGCAGGTGTATGTACGGATATCTGTGTACTTCATACAGCAGTAGATGCCTATAATAAAGGATTTACTATTTATATTTATGAAAAAGCTGTAGCGAGCTTTAATCAAAAAGGTCATGAGTGGGCGCTTGAACATTTTAAATCTTGCCTCGGAGCAGAAATTATTTAA